A region from the Mycolicibacterium litorale genome encodes:
- a CDS encoding carboxymuconolactone decarboxylase family protein, whose product MRLAPLPADQWDDDVRRALSVMLPEERLNPEAAGNLLATLARHPSLTRSFLRFNVHLLFRSTLPARLRELVILRVAHLLGSEYEWNHHVAMGREVGLTDAAIEGAAGGHGADALDQAVLDAVDQLQEKANISDQTWDELSAHLDERQRMDLVFTIGCYGALAMAINTFGVEPDQEG is encoded by the coding sequence GTGCGCCTGGCCCCGTTGCCGGCGGATCAGTGGGACGACGACGTCCGGCGCGCGCTGTCGGTGATGCTCCCCGAAGAGCGACTCAACCCCGAAGCCGCAGGAAACCTGCTGGCCACACTGGCCCGGCACCCCAGCCTGACCCGTTCGTTCCTGCGCTTCAACGTCCACCTGCTGTTCCGGTCCACGCTGCCTGCCCGCCTGCGCGAACTGGTGATCCTGCGCGTCGCGCACCTGCTGGGGTCGGAGTACGAGTGGAACCATCACGTCGCCATGGGGCGCGAGGTCGGACTGACCGATGCGGCCATCGAGGGCGCGGCCGGCGGACACGGTGCCGACGCGCTCGACCAGGCGGTCCTCGACGCCGTCGACCAACTCCAGGAGAAGGCGAACATCTCCGATCAGACGTGGGACGAACTCAGCGCCCATCTCGACGAGCGCCAGCGCATGGATCTCGTCTTCACCATCGGCTGCTATGGCGCACTCGCCATGGCCATCAACACATTCGGCGTAGAACCCGACCAGGAGGGGTAA